A region of Moorena producens PAL-8-15-08-1 DNA encodes the following proteins:
- the carA gene encoding glutamine-hydrolyzing carbamoyl-phosphate synthase small subunit — protein MTISTAHPALLVLADGTTYQGWSFGATGTTIGEVVFNTAMTGYQEVVTDPSYCGQIVTFTYPELGNTGVNPSDEESAHPQIRGAIARNICYRPSNWRSTQSLPDYLAEHNIPGIYGIDTRALTRKIRSIGAINGAISTEILDSAELLSEVQAAPSMAGLNLVKEVSTDKVYEWSDPTEANWEFGPGVDGVEKDKPLTVVAIDFGIKRNILKRLASYNCRVIVVPANTPPEEIAKYNPDGIFLSNGPGDPAVVLEGISTTKALLERQQPIFGICMGHQILGLALGAQTFKLKFGHRGLNHPAGLQQMVEITSQNHGFAIDPDTLGTEVEITHLNLNDRTVAGLRHKSLPFFSVQYHPEASPGPHDADYLFKQFVELMHLK, from the coding sequence ATGACTATCTCAACGGCTCATCCAGCTCTGCTAGTTCTCGCTGATGGCACAACTTACCAAGGCTGGTCTTTCGGAGCGACTGGTACAACCATTGGTGAAGTAGTGTTTAACACTGCTATGACGGGTTATCAAGAGGTGGTGACAGATCCCAGCTACTGCGGTCAAATTGTGACCTTCACCTATCCAGAATTAGGCAATACTGGTGTTAACCCATCCGATGAAGAATCTGCTCATCCTCAAATCCGAGGCGCAATTGCCCGTAATATCTGCTACCGTCCCAGTAACTGGCGCTCTACCCAGTCCTTGCCCGATTATCTGGCAGAACACAACATCCCAGGAATTTATGGCATAGATACAAGGGCATTAACCCGCAAAATACGCTCCATTGGTGCCATAAACGGTGCTATTTCCACAGAAATCCTTGACTCTGCTGAGTTATTGTCCGAAGTGCAAGCGGCTCCGAGTATGGCAGGATTAAATCTAGTTAAAGAAGTGAGCACTGACAAGGTTTACGAATGGTCTGATCCTACCGAAGCCAATTGGGAGTTCGGTCCTGGGGTTGATGGAGTGGAAAAGGACAAGCCTTTGACAGTTGTTGCGATCGATTTTGGGATTAAACGTAATATTCTCAAACGTCTAGCTAGCTACAATTGTCGGGTAATTGTCGTCCCTGCTAATACACCGCCAGAAGAAATTGCTAAATATAATCCCGATGGGATATTTCTGTCCAATGGACCAGGGGATCCGGCTGTAGTACTGGAAGGCATCTCAACCACCAAAGCGTTATTGGAGCGTCAGCAACCTATTTTTGGCATCTGCATGGGACATCAGATTCTTGGTCTTGCCCTAGGAGCGCAGACCTTTAAACTTAAATTTGGTCACCGAGGTTTGAATCACCCAGCCGGTTTGCAGCAAATGGTGGAAATTACTAGCCAAAACCATGGTTTTGCTATTGATCCCGATACCTTAGGCACAGAGGTGGAAATTACTCACCTAAATCTCAATGACCGCACTGTGGCAGGGTTGCGTCACAAATCCTTACCGTTCTTCTCAGTACAGTATCACCCTGAGGCTAGTCCCGGTCCTCACGATGCTGACTATTTATTTAAGCAGTTTGTCGAGCTGATGCACCTCAAGTAG
- a CDS encoding Uma2 family endonuclease, which yields MTATTALLSLEDYLSYNDGTDRRYELVNGELIAMSQPKGQHGAITEFLNDQFRAEIQDQGLAWVSKQGFIAIESPRGGRWDTARIPDVTVATLEQWQGMLDREGIIRLNESPPFLVVEVVSESTRTTDYRSKRVEYNLLGIREYWIVDPLKEQVVVLHLVDDLYEETVFVRDELIESTIFPGLQLSAQQVLNGAL from the coding sequence ATGACTGCCACTACTGCACTGCTTAGCCTCGAAGACTACTTAAGCTACAACGATGGCACTGATCGGCGTTATGAACTGGTGAATGGGGAACTGATTGCCATGTCTCAACCCAAAGGACAACATGGTGCAATTACTGAGTTTCTCAACGATCAATTTCGGGCTGAAATTCAGGATCAGGGGTTAGCCTGGGTTTCTAAGCAAGGGTTTATAGCAATCGAGTCGCCCCGTGGGGGACGTTGGGATACAGCGCGGATTCCAGATGTGACGGTGGCAACACTGGAGCAATGGCAGGGAATGCTGGATCGAGAGGGGATCATTCGTCTCAACGAATCGCCACCTTTTTTGGTGGTTGAAGTGGTTAGCGAATCAACTCGGACGACGGATTATCGCAGCAAACGAGTGGAGTATAACTTGCTGGGGATTCGCGAATATTGGATTGTCGATCCGCTCAAAGAGCAGGTTGTGGTGTTGCACTTGGTGGATGATCTTTATGAGGAAACGGTTTTTGTCAGGGATGAGTTGATTGAATCAACTATTTTTCCGGGGTTGCAGCTTTCGGCACAGCAAGTGTTGAATGGTGCGCTTTAG
- a CDS encoding STAS domain-containing protein has translation MPEQLTLTVSLRGTRQVESNYQIFRLTGLLDAFSESIFRNVIGKYIDEGPAHIILDLAKIDFVDSSGLGALVQLVKKAQNSKGTLQVVTNPRVTQTVKLVRLEKFLSLQESLTIAVENIKGK, from the coding sequence ATTCCTGAACAACTAACCCTTACAGTCAGTTTAAGGGGCACTCGCCAAGTCGAGTCAAATTATCAAATTTTCCGCCTTACCGGATTGCTAGATGCCTTTTCGGAATCTATTTTCCGTAACGTCATTGGCAAGTATATTGATGAAGGTCCAGCGCATATTATTCTGGACTTAGCTAAAATTGATTTTGTCGATAGCTCTGGTTTGGGTGCTTTGGTGCAACTAGTGAAGAAAGCTCAAAATTCTAAGGGAACTTTACAAGTCGTGACCAATCCCCGGGTGACTCAAACTGTGAAACTAGTGCGCCTAGAAAAATTTCTCTCCCTGCAAGAGTCTCTCACCATAGCTGTGGAGAACATCAAGGGTAAGTGA
- a CDS encoding aminotransferase class I/II-fold pyridoxal phosphate-dependent enzyme, translated as MKSPSTEEYELFRKLKRYQGQLDLGHSDAPEYKKKDLMVEMENLYASYPAQYLVDSHKVTVPESLTHLGAEKIFGLIPSFPKINPKSVVIFPKTSTVLVKMAILSSKYRLLRRGGNVKPITVIYPEGNFRYNHNIDIFCGTTRHLVEVCLSSFKIKPDKLEEVICTAKKNGYLIAALILETPNNPWCQIYSQDELKALAEVAHQHNILIINDMYFSGTEAIGNDQVSVASVSTRSDLVITTCGMRRQFGIDGIGKVGFLTSQNEALVKEIKRFVVAAHVRYTNAEVITASWALKKRDLNHREELRKELEILRTNAEALLMNSDLFAMGMKIIKSSCAGPFINIGFNSELESRMKSLGIADSYKLGEYFSQIGKVTLLPLSSMFTNKIGFRINVTNISEYKAGLACMQATIEKINKGVSYLSLEREINQEYEILRQGYRPWEGI; from the coding sequence ATGAAATCACCTTCAACAGAAGAGTATGAATTATTTAGAAAACTTAAACGCTATCAAGGTCAGCTTGATCTGGGTCATTCAGATGCCCCAGAATATAAGAAGAAAGATTTAATGGTAGAAATGGAGAATTTATATGCATCTTATCCTGCCCAGTATTTAGTTGATTCTCATAAGGTAACTGTGCCAGAAAGTCTTACCCATCTAGGTGCAGAAAAGATTTTTGGACTAATTCCATCTTTTCCTAAAATTAATCCAAAATCCGTAGTTATTTTTCCTAAGACTTCAACAGTTCTTGTGAAAATGGCGATTCTATCATCCAAATATAGATTATTACGGAGGGGAGGAAATGTTAAACCTATCACAGTCATTTATCCAGAAGGTAACTTTCGCTACAACCATAATATAGATATATTTTGTGGCACTACTCGGCATTTAGTAGAAGTTTGTCTATCGAGTTTTAAGATTAAGCCAGACAAATTGGAAGAAGTCATTTGTACTGCAAAAAAAAATGGATATCTAATTGCTGCTTTGATACTGGAAACTCCTAATAATCCCTGGTGCCAAATTTATAGTCAAGATGAGTTAAAAGCATTAGCCGAGGTTGCCCATCAACATAATATCCTAATTATTAATGATATGTATTTTTCAGGAACTGAAGCAATAGGAAATGACCAAGTTTCAGTGGCTAGTGTGAGTACTCGCTCAGATTTAGTTATCACAACCTGTGGAATGCGAAGACAATTTGGAATTGATGGTATTGGCAAAGTAGGTTTTTTGACGAGTCAGAATGAGGCGCTTGTGAAGGAAATTAAGCGCTTTGTTGTTGCAGCACATGTTCGTTACACCAATGCCGAGGTAATTACAGCTTCTTGGGCTCTAAAAAAAAGAGACTTGAATCATCGTGAAGAATTGAGAAAAGAGTTAGAGATATTGAGGACTAATGCTGAAGCTTTGCTGATGAATTCTGATTTATTCGCTATGGGAATGAAGATTATCAAGAGCAGCTGTGCAGGGCCTTTTATCAATATTGGGTTTAACTCAGAACTAGAATCTAGGATGAAGAGTTTAGGGATAGCGGATAGTTATAAATTGGGTGAATATTTTTCTCAAATTGGAAAGGTTACACTTTTACCTTTAAGCTCAATGTTTACAAATAAAATTGGCTTTCGGATAAACGTGACAAATATTTCCGAGTATAAAGCAGGATTAGCCTGTATGCAGGCTACCATTGAAAAGATTAATAAAGGAGTTTCTTATCTTTCTTTAGAGAGAGAAATAAATCAAGAATATGAGATTTTGAGACAAGGTTATCGTCCTTGGGAAGGTATCTAG
- a CDS encoding GMC family oxidoreductase N-terminal domain-containing protein — MYDTIVVGSGNGACGFLSYYLEAGNDRSIRKRVLVLEEGDDFFTTSDITHQNNWTKSYAEEKVFKLHNALTPKGIPIISGRACTMGGGGSINYTMMHESSEWLATHIGQTAAYWDSLKAELNQKFARPNPATDPSPVTKQVLQAAEKVGFVVSTDAIDNIPNLEVTDTGLLHLFPTQFNSFGQRTHSGVSIVDWFGQGVEIKTRCRVERLEFSKEQGQKPRCVAVHVKYLDTGMTERLSLNPDGGKVIMCAGGATPRLLWSHREELGNDQIGQHVNDHIVMPLGIYVVDKSIDVTARDVYIPVFGTTVWQPEPEQPGQETVCCFDFFSGNFERLWFMIAHLYLAFLFPNWLKKFVIRLPWLFNIIKNVIRVFLQGVNLIINLLWGLYNLLQGKPWHDDPSLITAAIKFNAAKEGCYSREDSRIELDFFGEEEQSDFNQDKVVANSEIAKHMALLNGLGEQPHWLVKWFLRLVTKMPYEENQIEEYVDVYSRRFLLSEQHLSGGCLFGKAIDKGLDNAIDTGKVYGSANVYVADLSAVPLPRISTQMTAYLIGFHVAKRLCVGNGE; from the coding sequence ATGTACGATACGATCGTGGTTGGCTCTGGTAATGGAGCCTGTGGGTTTCTGAGCTATTACCTAGAAGCTGGTAATGACAGGTCTATCCGGAAGCGGGTGTTAGTGCTGGAGGAGGGAGATGATTTCTTTACTACCAGCGACATTACCCACCAGAACAACTGGACTAAGTCCTACGCAGAGGAAAAGGTATTCAAGCTGCACAATGCCCTGACCCCCAAGGGAATTCCGATTATATCCGGGCGGGCCTGCACTATGGGTGGTGGCGGATCCATTAATTACACCATGATGCATGAGTCGTCGGAGTGGCTCGCGACACATATTGGTCAAACGGCAGCCTATTGGGACAGCCTCAAGGCAGAGTTGAATCAGAAGTTTGCTAGACCAAACCCAGCCACGGATCCCTCACCTGTGACTAAACAAGTACTCCAGGCAGCTGAGAAGGTTGGTTTTGTGGTGAGCACAGACGCTATCGACAATATTCCTAATTTGGAGGTCACCGATACCGGCCTGTTGCACCTTTTTCCAACCCAGTTCAATTCATTTGGGCAGCGAACCCACAGCGGAGTATCCATTGTCGATTGGTTTGGCCAGGGCGTGGAGATCAAGACTAGGTGTAGGGTTGAGAGACTTGAGTTTTCTAAGGAACAAGGGCAAAAACCACGGTGCGTGGCAGTACATGTTAAGTACCTGGACACGGGGATGACAGAGCGCTTGTCTTTGAATCCGGATGGTGGAAAGGTGATTATGTGCGCAGGGGGTGCCACGCCACGGCTGCTGTGGTCTCACCGAGAGGAATTGGGAAACGATCAGATCGGGCAGCATGTGAATGACCATATTGTCATGCCCCTGGGTATCTACGTGGTGGACAAGAGCATTGATGTTACCGCTCGGGATGTGTACATCCCTGTGTTTGGGACAACGGTATGGCAACCAGAACCAGAACAACCGGGACAGGAAACGGTTTGCTGCTTCGATTTCTTTTCTGGTAATTTTGAGAGGCTGTGGTTTATGATTGCCCACCTTTATCTGGCATTCCTGTTCCCAAACTGGCTGAAGAAGTTCGTGATCAGGTTACCTTGGTTGTTTAATATCATCAAGAACGTGATCAGGGTGTTTCTTCAGGGAGTCAATTTGATCATTAACCTGTTATGGGGACTTTATAACTTACTTCAAGGGAAACCATGGCATGATGACCCAAGCTTGATTACTGCGGCGATTAAGTTTAATGCTGCTAAAGAGGGTTGCTATTCAAGGGAAGACTCTCGGATTGAATTAGATTTCTTTGGAGAAGAGGAACAATCCGATTTCAATCAGGATAAAGTGGTAGCCAACAGTGAGATTGCCAAGCACATGGCACTCTTGAATGGCTTGGGAGAACAGCCACATTGGTTAGTTAAGTGGTTCTTGCGACTGGTAACTAAGATGCCCTACGAAGAGAACCAGATTGAGGAGTATGTTGATGTTTACAGTCGCAGGTTTTTACTGTCGGAGCAGCATTTGTCGGGGGGATGCCTATTCGGGAAGGCGATTGATAAAGGACTCGACAACGCAATAGATACTGGGAAAGTATACGGGTCAGCTAATGTCTATGTGGCTGACCTTTCTGCTGTGCCCTTGCCCCGAATTAGTACGCAGATGACAGCTTATCTGATTGGTTTCCATGTGGCGAAGAGGTTGTGTGTGGGGAATGGGGAATAG
- the rsmG gene encoding 16S rRNA (guanine(527)-N(7))-methyltransferase RsmG, with product MTNDQNVLVLPQMTEVWQQTLNWQPDPEQQQLFQKLYEGILSGNRQLNLTRITAPDEFWEKHLWDSLVGLAPIWQSVTPGQRIIDIGTGAGFPGLPVAIAFPNTAITLLDSTRKKITFLQTLIPQLEINNVKTLVGRAEAIGHKQQHRHSYDIALVRAVSAPSVCAEYALPLLKKGGLAILYRGHWTDEETEALQPAVKKLGGRIESVEKFTTPLSDSVRHCLFLKVLSPTVAKFPRAVGLPAQEPLN from the coding sequence ATGACAAATGACCAAAATGTTTTAGTGCTGCCACAGATGACAGAGGTTTGGCAACAAACTCTAAATTGGCAGCCAGATCCAGAACAACAACAGTTGTTTCAAAAACTCTATGAAGGGATTTTGTCAGGCAATCGCCAGTTGAATTTAACTCGGATTACCGCTCCAGACGAGTTTTGGGAAAAGCATCTGTGGGATTCTTTGGTAGGATTGGCTCCTATATGGCAATCTGTAACTCCAGGACAGAGAATTATTGATATTGGAACGGGAGCCGGATTTCCGGGATTACCAGTTGCGATCGCATTTCCTAATACTGCTATTACGTTACTCGATTCTACTCGCAAAAAAATTACTTTTCTCCAAACCTTAATCCCCCAGTTGGAAATTAATAATGTTAAGACTTTAGTTGGCAGAGCAGAAGCCATTGGACACAAGCAACAGCATCGACACTCCTACGATATTGCTCTAGTTCGTGCTGTTAGTGCCCCTTCTGTTTGTGCTGAATATGCTCTACCACTTCTGAAAAAGGGAGGTTTGGCAATTCTCTATCGTGGTCATTGGACAGATGAAGAAACCGAAGCTTTACAGCCAGCAGTCAAAAAGTTGGGTGGAAGGATTGAATCAGTTGAAAAATTTACGACGCCTTTGAGTGATAGTGTTCGTCATTGTTTGTTTTTGAAAGTATTATCTCCCACTGTAGCTAAGTTTCCCCGTGCTGTAGGCTTACCAGCACAAGAACCTTTGAATTAA
- a CDS encoding Sll0314/Alr1548 family TPR repeat-containing protein, which yields MNQRFRAPKQIVKACVSTAVVLIGLWGMPTLAADPFRDSNPRNIDDTVQDAFDFFFKDGNYKQAEAYLKKSESRQSKEPMTYAMLSSLAYLDQDWETFKSYGTKTLNTAKEMIPSDPLRGNLYTAVGYFLEGAYDFEKEGPISALTKLQKVFEYLDKAKEIAPNDPELNLITGYMDLMLAVNLPFSDPSQAIDKLETYAFPSYLAYRGIAVGYRDLKQYSKAIDYIDRSMETTPSNPDVFYLKAQILRKLGQEQESLDFFNKALEKQTQLPKRHAAQITYEQCKLENKLTDGNRNCSKERNRIRKRGTEVVQKDY from the coding sequence ATGAACCAACGGTTTCGAGCACCAAAACAGATAGTTAAAGCCTGTGTCAGCACAGCAGTTGTATTAATCGGTTTATGGGGAATGCCCACTTTAGCAGCTGATCCCTTTCGCGACAGTAATCCTCGGAACATTGATGACACTGTTCAAGATGCGTTTGACTTCTTCTTCAAGGATGGAAACTATAAACAGGCTGAAGCTTATCTAAAAAAATCGGAATCTAGGCAGTCTAAAGAACCCATGACCTATGCTATGCTATCCTCTCTAGCTTACTTAGATCAAGATTGGGAAACCTTCAAGAGCTACGGCACTAAAACTCTTAATACGGCTAAGGAAATGATTCCTTCTGATCCCTTGCGGGGTAATCTCTACACAGCAGTCGGTTATTTTTTGGAAGGAGCTTACGATTTTGAAAAAGAAGGTCCCATCAGCGCCTTGACTAAATTACAGAAAGTTTTTGAATATCTGGATAAAGCCAAAGAAATTGCTCCTAATGATCCAGAGCTAAACTTGATTACAGGCTACATGGATTTAATGTTAGCAGTTAATTTACCATTTTCTGACCCATCTCAAGCCATTGACAAGTTAGAAACCTATGCTTTCCCCTCTTATTTAGCCTATCGAGGCATTGCCGTAGGATATCGAGATTTAAAGCAATATTCTAAGGCAATAGACTATATAGACCGGTCAATGGAAACAACACCAAGCAATCCAGATGTGTTTTACCTTAAAGCACAAATTTTGCGAAAACTGGGGCAGGAGCAAGAAAGTTTAGATTTTTTTAACAAAGCTTTAGAAAAACAGACTCAACTGCCAAAACGCCACGCTGCCCAAATTACTTACGAGCAGTGCAAACTTGAAAATAAACTCACAGATGGGAATAGAAATTGCTCGAAGGAGCGCAATCGCATCCGGAAGCGGGGAACAGAAGTGGTTCAGAAGGATTACTAA
- a CDS encoding GIY-YIG nuclease family protein, translated as MLTSDNQIPSLRDLEFIPYLDETGNLPEYLQKKIGVYAIFDQDKTLKLVNYSRDIYISLKQHLVRQHQSCYWLKIETIEKPNRSRLETIRKAWIEENGVIPVGNGEQENLWIQPIDAKITMTEAEQLDYEQSEELAKTKILKKIARRVEAKIKDELESRGVKTEIRFNPKLKEKGLLDIK; from the coding sequence ATGCTCACTTCTGATAATCAAATTCCCTCTCTGAGGGATTTAGAATTTATTCCCTATCTGGATGAAACGGGAAATCTACCAGAATATTTACAAAAAAAAATTGGTGTATACGCAATTTTTGATCAGGATAAAACCCTGAAATTGGTTAATTATTCCCGGGATATATATATCAGCCTCAAACAACATTTAGTTCGTCAGCATCAATCCTGCTATTGGCTAAAAATAGAAACCATTGAAAAACCGAACCGGAGTCGATTAGAAACGATTCGTAAGGCATGGATTGAGGAGAATGGTGTGATCCCCGTGGGTAATGGAGAGCAGGAAAATCTGTGGATTCAGCCGATTGATGCTAAAATAACAATGACTGAAGCAGAGCAATTAGACTATGAGCAAAGTGAGGAATTAGCAAAAACGAAGATTCTAAAAAAAATTGCTCGGAGAGTTGAAGCTAAAATTAAAGATGAGCTAGAATCCCGAGGGGTAAAGACTGAAATTCGCTTCAATCCTAAGCTTAAAGAAAAGGGTTTACTTGACATAAAATGA
- a CDS encoding ABC transporter ATP-binding protein: MLYLRDLTYHPAASSTPILKGLNLELAPQELGLVIGVSGSGKSTLLEILAGLAQPTAGNIFWGETELTNDHLPQLAGLVFQFPERHFCGKTILEELRMGHPELGSQRVYDALGEVGLADFALHTSPHAMSGGQQRRLALAVQLIRQPHILMLDEPTAGLDWSMRRQLVNLLAKLKTHWTLLVVTHDAKDLLPIADRCWTLKQGDLKAVDLASA, translated from the coding sequence ATGCTATATCTTAGAGACTTAACCTATCATCCAGCAGCTAGCTCCACCCCGATCTTGAAGGGTCTGAATCTAGAGCTAGCACCACAAGAATTGGGACTAGTGATTGGTGTTAGTGGTTCTGGTAAAAGCACATTATTGGAAATTTTGGCAGGATTAGCCCAGCCCACGGCAGGAAACATCTTTTGGGGAGAAACCGAACTCACAAACGACCATCTACCACAACTGGCAGGATTAGTGTTTCAGTTTCCAGAACGGCATTTCTGTGGTAAGACTATCCTGGAAGAATTGCGGATGGGACATCCAGAGTTGGGGTCACAAAGGGTTTATGATGCTTTGGGGGAAGTGGGACTGGCTGATTTTGCCTTGCATACCTCACCCCATGCTATGAGTGGTGGTCAGCAGCGACGCCTTGCTCTAGCAGTACAACTGATTCGTCAACCCCATATACTGATGTTGGATGAACCAACAGCTGGATTAGACTGGTCTATGCGAAGACAGTTAGTCAATCTGCTGGCAAAACTCAAAACCCATTGGACACTCCTAGTGGTGACTCACGATGCTAAGGATTTACTGCCTATTGCTGACCGTTGCTGGACTCTTAAGCAAGGGGATTTAAAAGCTGTTGATCTAGCTAGTGCTTAG
- a CDS encoding Uma2 family endonuclease: MIYDRTLLCNGCSNQSALHWTENRYILKISPQGTPHATSIRLTRRLLDNRLREQGLVQTQLPVQLSNYSEPQPDLAVVIADELRYLDHHPTPS, encoded by the coding sequence ATGATATACGATAGAACTCTACTCTGTAATGGCTGTAGCAACCAGTCTGCACTTCACTGGACTGAGAACCGCTATATTTTAAAAATCAGTCCCCAGGGAACTCCCCATGCTACTTCAATTCGGCTTACTCGCCGATTGTTGGATAATCGTTTACGAGAGCAAGGCTTAGTTCAAACACAATTACCAGTTCAGTTAAGTAATTACTCCGAACCCCAACCAGATCTAGCCGTAGTTATAGCAGATGAACTGCGATACCTAGACCATCATCCGACACCATCATAA
- a CDS encoding late competence development ComFB family protein: MQRTQAYQNVMEILVEEEIERRLQQLSPEIAKSINPIEVATYALNRLPPLYASSEKGWKYQKQRGMKELAKQISIVVSRSISAVQKDPIRLATPLFDSKDPASQQALKRLKKLLLQENLSWWELPRVVEQALIKAWHGEISWKHHEQFFVQVAETKIPVKSGGAWGMDRYGRW; this comes from the coding sequence ATGCAAAGAACTCAAGCCTATCAAAATGTTATGGAAATCCTCGTTGAAGAAGAAATCGAGCGACGACTACAGCAACTTTCCCCCGAGATAGCTAAAAGTATTAATCCGATCGAAGTAGCGACCTATGCTCTCAATCGCCTCCCACCCTTGTATGCTTCCAGTGAAAAAGGTTGGAAGTACCAAAAGCAACGAGGGATGAAGGAGTTAGCTAAGCAAATTAGTATAGTGGTGAGTCGGTCAATCAGTGCTGTTCAAAAGGATCCGATTCGACTGGCAACTCCTTTATTTGATTCTAAAGATCCAGCATCTCAGCAAGCCCTAAAGCGACTGAAAAAATTGCTATTACAGGAAAACCTATCATGGTGGGAACTTCCTCGGGTTGTTGAGCAAGCTCTAATTAAAGCGTGGCATGGAGAGATTAGCTGGAAGCATCATGAGCAGTTTTTTGTACAAGTTGCAGAGACTAAAATACCTGTGAAATCTGGAGGGGCGTGGGGTATGGATAGGTATGGTCGGTGGTAA
- a CDS encoding Mini-ribonuclease 3, protein MAQTDAELDPLEEDSNGGGSDSIVLWTEFRFRQFMAKVDQIAKIQQISPASLAYIGDAVYELYIRTHYLLPPRRICDYHNQVVAHVRAESQAEILRSLEPYLTASEKDVLRRGRNAATNSPRRLNREIYQQASSLETLLGYLYLTDTQRLTQLLAHLQLDTP, encoded by the coding sequence ATGGCTCAAACAGATGCAGAATTAGACCCCTTGGAAGAGGATAGCAATGGCGGTGGAAGTGACTCTATAGTATTGTGGACAGAGTTTCGATTTAGGCAATTCATGGCGAAAGTTGATCAAATCGCCAAAATTCAACAGATTTCCCCAGCATCCTTGGCATATATAGGAGATGCTGTGTATGAACTTTACATCCGAACCCACTATCTGCTACCACCGAGGCGAATCTGTGACTATCATAACCAGGTAGTGGCTCACGTCAGAGCAGAAAGCCAAGCTGAGATTTTGCGATCGCTTGAACCTTACCTAACTGCGTCTGAAAAAGACGTTTTACGGCGCGGACGGAATGCTGCCACAAATAGCCCCCGGCGTCTCAATCGAGAAATCTATCAACAAGCTAGTAGCTTAGAAACCTTACTGGGATACCTCTACCTTACTGATACTCAACGCTTGACCCAGTTATTGGCTCATCTCCAACTCGACACCCCATAA
- a CDS encoding DUF4058 family protein, giving the protein MPSPFPGMNPYLEHPEVWPGVHHWLIVELARSLSPQLRPKYRVGVEVRMYETIGEQSLLVGIPDLTVKGSQVTTKQPMTNVAVAEAPTQPQTVQVPVPETIKQGYLEVREVATKEVVTAIEILSPINKRSGEGRKQYETKRNKVFGSFTHLVEIDLLRKGQPMPVYNSNIETHYRILVSRGDRRPQADLYGFNLPDTIPSFPLPLKSGDTEPLVDLQLLLSNIYDQASYDLLIEYNQEPLPQLSEEDRVWVNTWLTERELRTP; this is encoded by the coding sequence ATGCCTTCCCCTTTTCCAGGCATGAACCCTTACCTAGAACATCCAGAAGTTTGGCCAGGAGTACATCACTGGCTAATTGTTGAACTAGCAAGATCCCTGTCTCCTCAACTGCGTCCAAAATACAGAGTTGGTGTTGAAGTGCGCATGTATGAAACCATTGGGGAACAATCTCTACTCGTTGGCATTCCAGATTTAACTGTCAAAGGTTCACAGGTGACAACTAAACAACCAATGACTAATGTTGCAGTTGCAGAAGCCCCAACTCAACCCCAAACAGTACAAGTTCCTGTACCTGAAACCATTAAGCAAGGTTATTTAGAAGTGCGAGAGGTAGCTACCAAGGAAGTAGTAACAGCTATTGAAATACTCTCTCCCATTAATAAACGTTCTGGGGAAGGACGCAAGCAATATGAGACTAAACGAAATAAGGTTTTCGGCAGTTTCACTCATTTAGTAGAAATTGATTTACTGCGTAAGGGACAACCAATGCCAGTTTACAACAGCAATATTGAAACCCATTATCGAATTTTAGTCAGTCGAGGAGACCGTCGTCCTCAAGCTGATTTGTATGGATTTAATTTACCAGATACTATTCCTTCATTTCCCTTACCGCTGAAGTCTGGAGATACAGAACCATTAGTAGATTTACAGCTATTATTGAGTAATATCTACGACCAAGCCAGTTATGATTTACTCATAGAGTATAATCAAGAGCCACTACCACAATTGTCGGAAGAAGACCGAGTTTGGGTTAATACATGGTTAACGGAGCGAGAATTGCGTACGCCCTAG